From a region of the Impatiens glandulifera chromosome 4, dImpGla2.1, whole genome shotgun sequence genome:
- the LOC124933818 gene encoding aspartic proteinase A1-like, with translation MHLTPPFHQQNLFLSSILLQLVFSESNNGFVRIGLKKFKLDKNNMIPARLNPQLLDSQNAGGIVKLKNFINVQYYGEISIGTPPQKFTVLFDTGSSNMWLPSSKSYFSCACYYHSKYYARRSRTYKKNGTSAKIHYGSNSISGKFSKDNVLVGGLTIKNQIFIEATTLSGFVFQFTKFDGVLGLGFQEISHGGVAPVWYNMMNQGLIQNQVFSFWLNRNTKDEKGGELVFGRIDSRHYQGNHTYVPLTHKSYWQFDMGSSRVNQWGFGGHIHESLPPQYLTMAD, from the exons ATGCATTTAACGCCACCTTTTCATCAGCAAAATCTATTTCTTTCATCCATCCTTCTTCAGCTGGTGTTTTCTGAATCCAACAATGGATTCGTTAGAATTGGACTGAAAAagtttaaattagataaaaacaaCATGATCCCTGCTCGACTTAACCCGCAACTACTGGATTCTCAAAATGCTGGCGGCATTGTAAAGTTAAAGAATTTCATTAACGTGCAGTACTACGGTGAGATTTCAATCGGTACACCACCACAGAAATTCACTGTGCTTTTTGATACAGGAAGCTCTAATATGTGGCTACCTTCCTCAAAGAGCTATTTCTCA TGTGCGTGTTATTATCATTCCAAATACTATGCCCGTCGTTCAAGAACTTATAAAAAGAACG GAACATCTGCTAAGATACACTATGGTTCAAATTCAATATCTGGCAAGTTTAGCAAAGACAATGTTTTAGTTGGTGGTTTAACAATTAAGAATCAGATT TTCATTGAAGCAACAACACTGTCCGGTTTTGTGTTTCAGTTTACCAAGTTTGATGGCGTTCTTGGCCTTGGATTTCAGGAGATCTCACATGGAGGTGTTGCTCCAGTATG GTACAACATGATGAACCAGGGTCTGATTCAAAATCAAGTGTTCTCATTTTGGCTTAATAGAAATACAAAAGATGAGAAAGGAGGTGAACTTGTGTTTGGTAGGATTGATTCAAGGCATTATCAAGGGAACCATACTTATGTACCTCTTACCCACAAGAGTTATTGGCAA TTTGATATGGGTTCGTCAAGGGTCAACCAATGG GGTTTTGGGGGACATATTCATGAGTCGTTACCTCCACAGTATTTGACTATGGCGGATTGA